From the genome of Nicotiana sylvestris chromosome 2, ASM39365v2, whole genome shotgun sequence, one region includes:
- the LOC138886084 gene encoding uncharacterized protein has protein sequence MTVTCNGTTQKTDIDLDENDIPDEIVKEVENFENRPKSNLDETEIISLGDAENVKETRNSVPLSLSEKEENIELLKEYEDIFAWSYDDMTGLSMSIEEVTKQVKDKVIKVVEYPTWLSNIVLVPKKDGKIWMDEEDAEKTTFITQWGIYYYKMIYNLKLNPAKCVFGVPARKLLGFIVSFRGIELDRTKVKVIQELPPPNNKKDVMSFLGGSTTSADLEHNLQLFKAVKRQALADHLVENPVDGEYEPLKTYFSDEEVSFIGEDIAEPYDSWRIFFDGSTNFKGVGIGVFLVSETGQHYSVSAKLRFPCTNNIAEYEACNLGIKMAIDMNVQELLVIGDSDLLIHQVREEWATKNSKILPHLHHVQELRKRFTKTEFQHVPRVFNEFVDALATLSSMIQHPDKNFIDPILVKIHDQPAYCAHV, from the exons atgactgtgacatgtaatgggACAACGCAAAAAACAGATATTGATTTAGATGAAAATGACATACCagatgagattgtcaaagaagttgagaactttgagaacagacctaagtccaacctggacgagaccgaaattatTAGCCtcggagatgcagaaaacgttaAGGAAACACGAAACAGCGTTCCCCTATCGCtatcagaaaaggaagaaaacataGAGCttttaaaggaatatgaggacatatttgcctggtcgtatgatgacatgactggtctgagtatgtctatt gaagaagtcaccaagcaggtcaaagaTAAGGTTATCAAGGTAGTAGAGTACCCGACATGGTTATCCAACATCGTactagtgccaaagaaggatgggaag atctggatggatgaagaagatgctgagaaaacgactttcattacgcaGTGGGGAatatactattacaagatgat ATACAACCTTAAACTGAATCCTGCAAAGTGCGTATTCGGTGTCCCTGctaggaaattgcttgggtttattgtgagttttcgaggaatagaactggatcggACAAAAGTCAAagttattcaagaattgccaccgccaaataacaagaaggatgtaatgagtttcttgggaggctcaactacatcagctgaTTTagagcacaatctacagttattt AAAGCAGTCAAGcgacaggcactggcagaccaccttgtcgaaaaccccgtggatggagaatacgaaccactgaaaacgtatttttctgatgaagaggtatcattcataggagaagacattgcagaaccctatgacagttggagaatatttttcgatgGATCCacgaatttcaaaggagttggcataggagttttcctagtatcagaaactggtcagcattattcggtgtctgccaaactcaggttcccgtgcaccaacaacatagccgagtatgaagcttgcaacCTAGGgatcaaaatggccattgacatgaatgttcaagagctactagtgattggagattcagacttacttattcatcaggtacgagaagaatgggcaaccaagaactccaagatactcccgcatctgcatcatgtacaggaactaAGGAAACGGTTCACaaagacggagttccaacatgttcctagagtctTTAATGAGTTcgttgatgcattggctaccctgtcatctatgatacaacatccggacaagaatttcattgaccccattCTCGTAaaaatccatgatcagccagcttactgtgcccatgtctaa